The Pseudomonas pergaminensis nucleotide sequence AATCAGTCAAGCAGGTCCAATTGCAAGTATTCAGCAACGGCTTCGGCCCCGGCGTGCTTGAGTTTGGGCACGCGCCCCAGGCAGGGTGCAGGCAGCCGCTCGGCGAGGGTGGCGAGGTTCTCTTCCAGACGAGAGGTCTTCGGGTCGATGATATTTGCCACCCAACCGGCCAACTGCAAACCGTCCCGGGCGATGGCTTCGGCGGTAAGCAAGGCATGGCTGATGCAACCCAGGCGCACGCCTACCACCAGGATCACTGGCAGCTTGAGCGCCATGGCCAAATCCGACAGGTTCGCCTGATCCGCCAGTGGCACGCGCCAACCGCCTGCGCCTTCGATCAAGGTGAAATCTGCCTGCCGCGCCAGAATCTGTTGCATGGGTTTAAGCAAGGATTGCACTGTCAGTGATACACCCGCCTCACGCGCCGCCAAATGCGGCGCGATGGCCGGTTCAAACGCCACCGGGTTGACCTCGGCATAACTCAAGGGCAAGGAACATTCGGCCAACAACGCCAGGGCATCGGCGTTGCGCAGGCCCTTGGGCGTGACCTGGCAGCCGGATGCCACGGGCTTACCGGCCGCCGTGCTTCTGCCGGCTTGCCGCGCAGCGTGCAACAGGCCGGCGGCGACAGTGGTCTTGCCGACGTCGGTGTCGGTCCCGGTGATAAAGTAAGCGGCGCTCATAGAGGTTTCTCCAGTACGGCATACACCACTTGGTAAGTCGCCGGCAGGCCCGGGGCCTGGCGGAACTGCTCATAGGCTTGCACCAGTGCAACAATCCGCGCGCGGCCCGTCAACCCTCCTGGCCGCCCCGGATTGAGGTTATGGGCGCCCAAGGCCTTCAATTCGTGGGTCAGGCTGCGCACGTCCGGGTAATGCAGCACATGGGGGCGCCGTTCCAGGCTGACCACTCGCAGCCCGCTGCCCGCGCACAGTTGTTGATAAGCCTCGAACGTACGGAAGCGATTGACGTGCACCAGTCCATCCGCCGCGCGCCAGCTTTCGCGCAGCTCTTGCAGGGTGCCCACGCAGAGACTGGCGAAAGCCAGCACACCGCCCGGTTGCAACACGCGATAGGCCTCACTGAGAACCGCCTCGAAGTTGGCGCACCATTGCACGGCAAGGCTGGAGAAGACCAATCCCAGGCTTTCATCCTTGAGCGGCAAGCGCTCCGCATCACCCGCGACGAAGTGATGTGCGCCCCCCAAGGGGCGTGCGTGGTTGAGCATGCCCTCGGCGATATCCAGCGCAATGCCTTGGCTTGCCGGCAACCGTTCGGCCAGCACGCGGCTGAAATACCCGGTGCCGCAGCCCATGTCCAGCCAGCGTTGTGGCGCAGTGCTCGCCGGCAAGCGCGCCAGCAATTGGCTGCCCACCGCCCGCTGCAACTCGGCGACGCTGTCGTAACTGGCAGCCGCGCGGGAAAAGGAAGCCGCCACCTGGCGCTTGTCCGGCAAGGCCCCCGGCAGCGGGGCGTGGGATAAATCAGTCATCGACGCACTCATGCAAAAAAGCCTGGATCGCCCCCGCAACACCGTGGGGGTCCTCCAGAAGAAACGCGTGGCCGGCCTGTTCAATCAGGCCGATTTCAACATCGGGGAGCAAGGCCAGCAGGTCGCTGGCGGCTTCGGCGGGCACCAGCCCGTCCAGTCCGGCGAACAGGTGCAACTGTGGCCCGCGATACGCCAACAAGGCCTCGCGTGTGTCGAGTTGGGCGAGCAGTTCAAGCCCGGGCATCAACACGCTCGACGGCGTATTCGGTGCGCCGCTGACCAGCAGGCGCGACAACCCGCGCGGGTCTTCGGCCCCCTTGGCGCACAACAGGCCGAAACGCTTGAGGGTGACCTGGGAGTCGGCATGGCAGCCGGCGAGAAAGGCGTCGAAGGTCTCGGCGGGCATCGCGCTCGGCCAATCGTCGTGGGCGACAAAACACGGGTTGCTCGCCAGGGTCAGCAGGCCGCAACAGCGTTCGCCGCGCCGCGCCGCCAACTCCGACGCCAGCATGCCTCCCAGGGACCAGCCGCCCAGCCAGGCGTTGTCCGGCAGCGTGGCGTCGAGTTCGTCGAGCCATTCAGCCAGGTCGCTGGAATCCAGCGCAGGCAACGGCTCGATCTGCACCTGCAGGTGCTCGTCCAACCCCTGCAACGCAGCGGCCAACGGTTCCAGCGGCGATACGCCCAGGCCCCAGCCGGGGAGCAATATCAGTCGATCACGCATGGCTTCGCTCCGAACTGCCTAACAAGCGGAAACACGCCTCCAATGCGTTTAACAATAGCTGCACCTGCGCCGCGCTGTGGGCTGCCGTCAGCGTCACGCGTAAACGCGCGCTGCCCGCCGGCACGGTAGGTGGACGGATCGCGGTGACCATCAAGCCGCGCTCGCGCAGCATCTGCGACAGGCGCACGGCCTTGGCGCTGTCGCCGATCAGGATCGGCTGGATCGGCGTGAAGCTGTCCATCAGGTCCAGGCCCAGCTGCTCGGCCCCCTGGCGGAACTGGCGGATCAAACCACTGAGGTGCTCGCGTCGCCAATGTTCTGTGCGCAACAGCTCCACGCTTTTGAGGGTGGCGCACGCCAGCGCAGGCGGTTGGCTGGTGGTGTAGATGTACGGGCGGGCGAACTGGATCAGGCTTTCGATCAGGTCTTCACTGCCGGCCACAAAAGCGCCGGCGGTGCCGAATGCTTTGCCCAGGGTGCCGACCAATACCGGCACGTCGTCCTGGCTCAGGCCGAAATGCTCGACGATCCCACCGCCATTGGCGCCCAATGGGCCGAAGCCATGGGCATCGTCCACCATCAACCAGGCGCCTTTGGCCTTGGTTTCACGGGCCAGCGCGGGCAGGTCTGCCAGGTCGCCGTCCATGCTGAACACGCCGTCGGTGACCACCAGGGTATTGCCGGTGGCTTTCTCCAGGCGCTTGGCCAGGCTGTCAGCGTCGTTGTGCAGGTAGCGGTTGAAGCGCGCACCGGAGAGCAAGCCTGCATCCAACAGCGAGGCATGGTTGAGGCGGTCTTCCAGCACCGTATCGCCCTGCCCCACCAACGCCGTGACTGCGCCGAGGTTGGCCATGTAGCCCGTGGTAAACAGCAGCGCACGCGGGCGACCGGTGAGGTCCGCCAGGGCTTCTTCCAGCTCATGGTGCGGCGTGGCATGCCCAACCACCAGGTGCGAAGCGCCACCGCCCACGCCCCAGCGGGAGGCTCCGGCGCGCCAGGCTTCGATCACCTGCGGGTGATTGGCCAGGCCCAGGTAATCGTTGTTGCAGAACGCCAGCAGCGGCTGGCCGTCCACCACCACGTCCGGGCCTTGGGGGCTGTCCAGCAGCGGGCGTTGGCGATAAAGGTGTTCGGCACGGCGGGCAGCGAGGCGCGCGGCGAGATCGAAAGACATGCTGGCCTCGATTTAACAGGATTAACTCAGTCGAGAATGTCGGAGGGGCTGCTTCGCAGCCCTGCGCAGGACAAGCCTGCTCACCACAGCAAGCCGGCTCCTACAGGGTCCGAGTCAAACAACGGCGTTATAAAACTGCTCGCTGCTCTTCTGCTCCACCAACGCCTGCTCGATCGCCGCTTGATGCACCTCGTCCGCGTGCTCTTCGCGCGCTTCCGGCAGGATGCCCAGGCGCGAGAACAGTTGCATGTCCTTGTCGGCCTGCGGGTTGGCGGTGGTCAGCAACTTGTCGCCGTAGAAGATCGAGTTGGCACCGGCAAAGAACGCCAGGGCCTGCATCTGCTCGTTCATCGCTTCACGGCCGGCCGACAGGCGCACATGGGACTGCGGCATCAGGATGCGCGCCACGGCGAGCATGCGGATGAAGTCGAAGGGGTCGATGTCCTCGGCGTTTTCCAGCGGCGTGCCGGCGACTTTCACCAGCATGTTGATCGGCACCGATTCCGGATGCTCCGGCAGGTTGGCCAACTGGATCAGCAGGTTGGCGCGGTCGTCGAGGGACTCGCCCATGCCGAGGATGCCACCGGAGCAGATCTTCATCCCTGAATCACGCACATAGGCGAGGGTTTGCAGACGCTCGCTGTAGGTGCGGGTGGTGATGATGCTGCCGTAGAACTCCGGCGAAGTGTCGAGGTTGTGGTTGTAGTAGTCGAGGCCGGCCTGGGCCAAGGCCTCGGTCTGGTCCTGGTCGAGGCGGCCAAGGGTCATGCAGGTTTCCAGGCCCATGGCCTTTACGCCTTTGACCATTTGTAGCACGTAGGGCATGTCTTTGGCCGACGGGTGCTTCCAGGCTGCGCCCATGCAGAAGCGGGTCGACCCGATGGCTTTGGCGCGAGCGGCCTCTTCGAGGACCTTCTGCACTTCCATCAGCTTCTCTTTTTCCAGGCCGGTGTTGTAGTGGCCCGACTGCGGACAATATTTGCAATCTTCCGGGCAGGCGCCGGTTTTGATCGAGAGCAGCGTCGACACTTGCACACGATTGGCGTCGAAATGCGCGCGGTGCACGGTCTGCGCCTGGAACAGCAGGTCATTGAAGGGCTGCACGAACAGCGCTTTGACTTCGGCGAGGGACCAATCGTGACGCAAAGTGGCGGTGGTGCTGGCGCTCATGGGCGATTCCTTGATTATGCTTTGGCAAGCGCTGCGGGAAGGGCAATACCCACAGGCACGACACGGATGCTCGGCATATTTAAGGAAGATTCATGCACTGTCAACCCGACTACAAACACGAGGTTTACATCTGGTTAAAAAACGCTCAACCCTGTTTAATCTGCGATGAAGCGACCGACTCCGCCAATTGTGTATGCAACGTCTGCGAAACCGAGCTTCCCTGGCTGCTGGAACACTGCGAGGTGTGCGCCCTGCCCCTGCCAATGGAGGGCCTGATCTGCGGTCAATGCCAGAAACACCCTCCTGCCTTTAAACAGGTGATCGCACCTTGGACCTACAGCTTTCCCATCGACAGCCTGATCAGCCGCTTCAAGCACCAGGCGCGCTGGCCCCTTGGGCAGATGCTCGCGCGGCTTTTGGCGCAGCACCTGCAACACCGCCTCGACAATAGCGAACTCACACGGCCCGAATGCTTGCTGCCGGTGCCCATGGCACGCCAGCGCCTGCGCGAACGCGGCTATAACCAGGCGCTGATGCTGGCGCGTTGGCTCAGCACCGACCTGAACATCCCCTACGATGCACAGCTGTTGTTACGCCCCCATGAAACTGTCGCCCAGCAAGCCCTCGATGCCAAGACCCGCAAACGCAACTTGCTCGGCGCTTTCGCACTGGCGCCCGACGCCCAGGTGCAAGGCCGCCACCTGGCCCTGGTCGACGACGTACTCACCACCGGCGCCACCGCCCACAGCCTGGCGCGGTTGTTGATGCAGGCCGGCGCGCGGCAGGTCGATGTGTACTGCCTGGCGCGCACGCCCAAACCCGGCAGCTGACTTGACTCCCGCCCACCTTGCCCGCAACGTTCAGCCCATCACATCGAAGCGTATCCCTATGTCTCTGCCTGCATCCCTCAGCCAACACATCATCCGTCGCCCCCAGCGCATTGCCCTGCTGGCGCATATCGCCGAGCAGGGCTCCATCACCCGGGCCGCGAAAAGCGCCGGTTTGAGTTACAAGGCGGCGTGGGATGCCATCGACGAGTTGAACAACCTGGCGCAAAAACCGCTGGTAGAACGCAGCGTTGGCGGCAAAGGCGGCGGTGGCGCCAAGCTGACGGCCGAGGGCGAGCGCGTGCTGCGTCTTTACCAACGCCTGCAAGCGGTGCAGGCCGAAGTGCTGGGCTCGGATGAAGCCGCCAGTGACTTCAACCTACTTGGCCGCTTGATGCTGCGCACCAGTGCACGTAACCAATTGCACGGCCAGGTCATCGCCATCGAGCCGCATGGCCGGAATGACCTGATCCGCCTGCAACTGGCGGGTGGGCTGAGCCTGGATGCGCAGATCACCCGTGACAGCACGCAGCGGCTGGAACTGGAAACCGGTGTTGAAGTGGTCGCACTGATCAAGGCCGGCTGGTTGGAACTGCTGGCGGCCGGGTGCCCTGCAACAACTGGACACAATTGCATGAGCGGCACCGTCGACGCCATTCTCGACGCCGACGACGGCCCCAGCGAAGTCCGCATCGCCCTGCCCAGCGGCCAGGTTTTGTGCGCCCTGGCGCAGCCCGACGCACTCAAGGCCCTGGGCGCCGCCGAAGGCCAGGCGATCCAGGTGCAATTCGCACCGAGCAATGTGCTGCTCGGAACGCCGGTGTAGCCGCCGCCCGTATTCAAACTGCAACAATTTCGTCACGCCCGCTCCTTATGGTGTCTGCAAAAACCGCAGGGAGCCTGAGATGAGCCTATTAGAAGAAAACCAAGCCACCGACCTTGAACAGATGGTCGGCCTCACCCGCCGCCGCTTCATCGGCGCCGGCGCCTTGTGCGGTGCCGCGATGTTCCTGGGTGGCAACCTGCTGACCCGCAGCGCCCTGGCCGTCAACGCCGCCAGCGCCAGCCCGCTGCTGGGCTTTACCAGCATCGCCGCCGCCACCAGCGACGCCATCACCTTGCCGCCGGGCTACAGCGCCTCGGTGCTGATCAGTTGGGGCCAGCCACTGAGCAAGAGCGCGCCGGCCTTCGACCCGTCCGGCAACGGCACGGCCAAGGCCCAAGAACAGCAGTTCGGTGACAACAACGACGGCATGAGCCTGTTCGCCTTTCCCGGCGACGACAACCGCGCGTTGATGGCAATCAACAACGAATACACTAACTACCGCTACCTTTTTGCCCACGGCGGCGCGCCGCAATCGGCCGAAGATGTGCACAAGGCCCAGGCCAGCGAAGGCGTGTCGGTGATCGAAGTGCGGCGCAAGGGCGACACCTGGCAGTTCGTCCAGGACTCGCGCTACAACCGGCGCATCCACGGCAACTCGCCGATCCGCCTCAGTGGCCCTGCCGCTGGCCACGCCTGGCTGAAGACCAGCGCCGACAAAACCGGCAAGAAGGCCCTCGGCACCTTCCAGAACTGCGCCAACGGCAAGACACCGTGGGGCACTTACCTGACCTGCGAAGAGAACTTCACTGACTGCTTCGGCAGCACCGACCCACAACAAACCTTCGACGCCGGGCAGAAACGCTATGGCGTGGTGGCGGCCAGTAAAGAGATCAACTGGCACCCGCACGACCCGCGCTTCGACCTCGCCAAGAACCCCAACGAACTCAATCGCCATGGCTGGGTGGTGGAAATCGACCCGTTCGACCCGCAGTCCACGCCGGTCAAACGCACCGCCCTGGGCCGCTTCAAGCACGAGAACGCCGCCCTGGCCGAAACCCGTGACGGCCGGGCCGTGGTGTACATGGGCGACGACGAGCGCGGCGAGTTCATCTACAAGTTCGTCAGCCGCGACAAGATCAACCACAAGAACCCCAAGGCCAACAAAGACCTGCTCGACCACGGCACCTTGTACGTGGCGATCTTCGACGCGGGCGACGGCAACGCCGATCATCCCAAGGGCAAGGGCCAGTGGGTCGAGTTGACGCACGGCAAGAACGGCATCGACGCCAGCACCGGCTTCGCCAGCCAGGCCGAAGTGCTGATCCACGCACGCCTCGCCGCCAGTGTGGTGAAAGCCACGCGCATGGACCGCCCGGAATGGATCGTCGTCAGCCCCACCGATGGCCAGGTCTATTGCACCCTCACCAACAACGCCAAGCGCGGTGAAGACGGCCAGCCGGTGGGTGGCCCCAACCCGCGTGAAAAAAACGTCTATGGTCAGATCTTGCGCTGGAAGGCCGATGCGGATAACCACGGCTCAACGGCATTCAGCTGGGACCTGTTTGTGGTGGCCGGCAACCCGGGCGTGCACGCTGGCACACCGAAAGGCGGCTCGTCGAATATCAACCCGCAGAACATGTTCAACAGCCCTGATGGCCTGGGGTTCGACAAGGCCGGGCGCTTGTGGATCCTTACCGATGGCGACTACAGCAATGCCGGCGACTTCGCGGGGATGGGCAATAACCAGATGCTCTGCGCCGACCCGTCCACTGGGGAAATCCGCCGCTTCATGGTCGGTCCGGTGGCCTGTGAAGTGACGGGTATCAGCTTCTCGCCGGATCAGAAGACGCTGTTTGTGGGGATCCAGCACCCAGGCGAAACCGGTGGGTCGACCTGGCCGGAGCACCTGCCGAACGGCAAGCCGCGTTCGTCGGTGATGGCGATTCGGCGGGATGATGGCGGCATCGTCGGCGCCTGATAAGCACTCTTCGCGAGCAAGCCCGCTCCTACACTTGACCGAGTTCCAGCATGAGAATGCGGTCGAATGTGGGAGCGGGCTTGCTCGCGAAGGCGTCCGCACAGTCACCACCTATCACTGTTACCATACCCGGCCGGACGCGGCGCCCTGCTGCGCGCAGGAGTTCGCATGGCCCACCCGTTTGAAACACTCACTCCCGACCTGGTGCTCGACGCTGTCGAAAGCATCGGTTTCCTCAGCGATGCTCGCGTTCTGGCGCTCAACAGCTACG carries:
- the bioD gene encoding dethiobiotin synthase — translated: MSAAYFITGTDTDVGKTTVAAGLLHAARQAGRSTAAGKPVASGCQVTPKGLRNADALALLAECSLPLSYAEVNPVAFEPAIAPHLAAREAGVSLTVQSLLKPMQQILARQADFTLIEGAGGWRVPLADQANLSDLAMALKLPVILVVGVRLGCISHALLTAEAIARDGLQLAGWVANIIDPKTSRLEENLATLAERLPAPCLGRVPKLKHAGAEAVAEYLQLDLLD
- the bioC gene encoding malonyl-ACP O-methyltransferase BioC; this encodes MTDLSHAPLPGALPDKRQVAASFSRAAASYDSVAELQRAVGSQLLARLPASTAPQRWLDMGCGTGYFSRVLAERLPASQGIALDIAEGMLNHARPLGGAHHFVAGDAERLPLKDESLGLVFSSLAVQWCANFEAVLSEAYRVLQPGGVLAFASLCVGTLQELRESWRAADGLVHVNRFRTFEAYQQLCAGSGLRVVSLERRPHVLHYPDVRSLTHELKALGAHNLNPGRPGGLTGRARIVALVQAYEQFRQAPGLPATYQVVYAVLEKPL
- a CDS encoding alpha/beta fold hydrolase; amino-acid sequence: MRDRLILLPGWGLGVSPLEPLAAALQGLDEHLQVQIEPLPALDSSDLAEWLDELDATLPDNAWLGGWSLGGMLASELAARRGERCCGLLTLASNPCFVAHDDWPSAMPAETFDAFLAGCHADSQVTLKRFGLLCAKGAEDPRGLSRLLVSGAPNTPSSVLMPGLELLAQLDTREALLAYRGPQLHLFAGLDGLVPAEAASDLLALLPDVEIGLIEQAGHAFLLEDPHGVAGAIQAFLHECVDD
- the bioF gene encoding 8-amino-7-oxononanoate synthase; its protein translation is MSFDLAARLAARRAEHLYRQRPLLDSPQGPDVVVDGQPLLAFCNNDYLGLANHPQVIEAWRAGASRWGVGGGASHLVVGHATPHHELEEALADLTGRPRALLFTTGYMANLGAVTALVGQGDTVLEDRLNHASLLDAGLLSGARFNRYLHNDADSLAKRLEKATGNTLVVTDGVFSMDGDLADLPALARETKAKGAWLMVDDAHGFGPLGANGGGIVEHFGLSQDDVPVLVGTLGKAFGTAGAFVAGSEDLIESLIQFARPYIYTTSQPPALACATLKSVELLRTEHWRREHLSGLIRQFRQGAEQLGLDLMDSFTPIQPILIGDSAKAVRLSQMLRERGLMVTAIRPPTVPAGSARLRVTLTAAHSAAQVQLLLNALEACFRLLGSSERSHA
- the bioB gene encoding biotin synthase BioB, which translates into the protein MSASTTATLRHDWSLAEVKALFVQPFNDLLFQAQTVHRAHFDANRVQVSTLLSIKTGACPEDCKYCPQSGHYNTGLEKEKLMEVQKVLEEAARAKAIGSTRFCMGAAWKHPSAKDMPYVLQMVKGVKAMGLETCMTLGRLDQDQTEALAQAGLDYYNHNLDTSPEFYGSIITTRTYSERLQTLAYVRDSGMKICSGGILGMGESLDDRANLLIQLANLPEHPESVPINMLVKVAGTPLENAEDIDPFDFIRMLAVARILMPQSHVRLSAGREAMNEQMQALAFFAGANSIFYGDKLLTTANPQADKDMQLFSRLGILPEAREEHADEVHQAAIEQALVEQKSSEQFYNAVV
- a CDS encoding ComF family protein, whose protein sequence is MHCQPDYKHEVYIWLKNAQPCLICDEATDSANCVCNVCETELPWLLEHCEVCALPLPMEGLICGQCQKHPPAFKQVIAPWTYSFPIDSLISRFKHQARWPLGQMLARLLAQHLQHRLDNSELTRPECLLPVPMARQRLRERGYNQALMLARWLSTDLNIPYDAQLLLRPHETVAQQALDAKTRKRNLLGAFALAPDAQVQGRHLALVDDVLTTGATAHSLARLLMQAGARQVDVYCLARTPKPGS
- a CDS encoding TOBE domain-containing protein, translated to MSLPASLSQHIIRRPQRIALLAHIAEQGSITRAAKSAGLSYKAAWDAIDELNNLAQKPLVERSVGGKGGGGAKLTAEGERVLRLYQRLQAVQAEVLGSDEAASDFNLLGRLMLRTSARNQLHGQVIAIEPHGRNDLIRLQLAGGLSLDAQITRDSTQRLELETGVEVVALIKAGWLELLAAGCPATTGHNCMSGTVDAILDADDGPSEVRIALPSGQVLCALAQPDALKALGAAEGQAIQVQFAPSNVLLGTPV
- a CDS encoding PhoX family protein, translating into MSLLEENQATDLEQMVGLTRRRFIGAGALCGAAMFLGGNLLTRSALAVNAASASPLLGFTSIAAATSDAITLPPGYSASVLISWGQPLSKSAPAFDPSGNGTAKAQEQQFGDNNDGMSLFAFPGDDNRALMAINNEYTNYRYLFAHGGAPQSAEDVHKAQASEGVSVIEVRRKGDTWQFVQDSRYNRRIHGNSPIRLSGPAAGHAWLKTSADKTGKKALGTFQNCANGKTPWGTYLTCEENFTDCFGSTDPQQTFDAGQKRYGVVAASKEINWHPHDPRFDLAKNPNELNRHGWVVEIDPFDPQSTPVKRTALGRFKHENAALAETRDGRAVVYMGDDERGEFIYKFVSRDKINHKNPKANKDLLDHGTLYVAIFDAGDGNADHPKGKGQWVELTHGKNGIDASTGFASQAEVLIHARLAASVVKATRMDRPEWIVVSPTDGQVYCTLTNNAKRGEDGQPVGGPNPREKNVYGQILRWKADADNHGSTAFSWDLFVVAGNPGVHAGTPKGGSSNINPQNMFNSPDGLGFDKAGRLWILTDGDYSNAGDFAGMGNNQMLCADPSTGEIRRFMVGPVACEVTGISFSPDQKTLFVGIQHPGETGGSTWPEHLPNGKPRSSVMAIRRDDGGIVGA